Proteins co-encoded in one Triticum urartu cultivar G1812 unplaced genomic scaffold, Tu2.1 TuUngrouped_contig_5057, whole genome shotgun sequence genomic window:
- the LOC125528714 gene encoding uncharacterized protein LOC125528714, translating into MAGEVSGTVPCNARVYVNGVTGYYMRFQAHGRKYSVDIVKGAHGTRIKGSGWKKFTSDFSLRKGAVVIFDLDMHPRQAYVVVQPVEGSISDVDGDVEMIDGDNSDVDEDGGSIPIEYTRGITLNDAQQDILNALVLSFKTEFLGVSFVHCLTTTDTQAGQMKVPERVASSLNIPKEGLAGVCLSSGEAKTRVEYSTSTDGRIAFNKKQWRCFLSKTTLVINDYIFMLFKASSKSYMNVTVVVSKL; encoded by the exons ATGGCAGGAGAAGTCAGCGGA ACTGTCCCATGCAATGCAAGAGTCTACGTCAATGGCGTTACCGGTTACTACATGCGGTTTCAAGCACATGGACGCAAGTACTCTGTTGACATTGTGAAGGGGGCACACGGGACCAGGATCAAGGGGAGTGGCTGGAAGAAATTCACTTCTGACTTTTCACTTCGGAAGGGTGCTGTCGTCATTTTTGACTTGGACATGCATCCGCGCCAGGCATATGTTGTTGTTCAGCCAGTTGAAGGAAGCATTTCAGACGTGGATGGTGATGTAGAGATGATAGATGGAGACAACTCAGATGTGGATGAAGACGGTGGCAGCATACCGATCGAGTATACAAGGGGCATAACTCTGAATGATGCACAACAGGACATTCTCAATGCATTGGTGCTCAGCTTCAAGACCGAGTTTTTAGGAGTATCTTTTGTACACTGTCTTACTACAACCGACACTCAAGCTGGACAAATG aaagtgcCAGAGAGGGTTGCTTCAAGCTTGAACATCCCTAAAGAAGGGTTGGCTGGGGTTTGTCTAAGCAGTGGGGAGGCAAAGACTCGTGTTGAATACAGCACGTCTACTGATGGTCGTATAGCTTTCAACAAAAAGCAATGGAGGTGTTTCCTCTCAAAGACTACCCTGGTGATCAATGACTACATCTTCATGTTATTCAAGGCTAGCAGCAAGTCTTACATGAATGTTACCGTCGTCGTCAGCAAGCTTTAA